From Grus americana isolate bGruAme1 chromosome 22, bGruAme1.mat, whole genome shotgun sequence, the proteins below share one genomic window:
- the COPZ2 gene encoding coatomer subunit zeta-2 — protein sequence MEPAGPEPSLYTVKALLILDSHGQRLLAKYYDSTFPTAKEQAAFESSVFSKTQRAGGEITSLEGLTVVYRSSVDLFFYVVGGCQENELMLSAVLACLLDTLGHLLRKEVEKCWLLDNMEGTFLVVDEIVDRGVILESDPQQVIQRLSLRAPEPAAYGFVLFDYLAGSSERRDTGGTGGHE from the exons GAGCCCTCGCTGTACACGGTGAAGGCCCTGCTCATCCTGGACAGCCACGGGCAGCGCCTCCTGGCCAAG TACTACGACAGCACCTTCCCCACGGCCAAGGAGCAGGCGGCCTTCGAGAGCAGCGTCTTCAGCAAGACCCAGCGGGCGGGCG GTGAGATCACCTCTCTGGAAGGACTCACCGTCGTCTACAGGAGCAGCGTCGACCTCTTCTTCTACgtggtggggggctgccaggagAATGAG CTGATGCTGTCGGCCGTGCTCGCCTGCCTCCTCGACACCCTGGGCCACCTCCTGCG GAAGGAGGTGGAGAAGTGCTGGCTGCTGGACAACATGGAGGGAACCTTCCTGGTGGTGGACGAGATCGTGGACAGGGG GGTGATCCTGGAGAGCGACCCCCAGCAAGTGATCCAGCGGCTGAGCCTGCGG gccccGGAGCCGGCAGCGTATGGCTTCGTCCTCTTCGActacctggcaggcagctcGGAGCGGAGGGACACGGGGGGTACCGGCGGCCACGAATAG